The Raphanus sativus cultivar WK10039 chromosome 6, ASM80110v3, whole genome shotgun sequence sequence tttcacacatataaataatcttgatattagaaaaaaaaagaaattgtatttgttttgacaaatttttttgaataatacaaatatatattctcaaagtgattatataaaataattaagtaacataaattgatataatataatttcttaaaaGTAATCACAAATAGTTTTActgcttatttttaagagagaataaaatacaaaataaatttcaacaataaacacattttaatcaaataatgataaaatatttttttgatcaaagaatagaataacactaatttttttaacgAGGTAGGTATTGtattttatcataattaaaagaaaattcttagcatttattttcctttttaattttatgttttatgtttgtggaacttaatataaccataataaaAATACCCTAGAAAATCTGATCATTTACAaggttatttaaaatattttttttaatttaattaaatttcagtttaccattcaACATATCCAAAgcataaaactatttaaaatttataaaatatttttatttattaattacttatatttataacttaatATTGTTCATCACTTTATCTTCTAATATTTGttgaaaaaattaacatataatttgataaatattaccAAAATACATACACATTTaattaaacgataaataaaataaaatttgacttaattatataaaaaataattatacttcagttttcatttgaaaaaaaatgtttaacttAGTATACTCACAACATGAGTGATTTGattaatccaacttatatctaaaatcatagatttaaatacaataagaatatataactttataataacattttatttttttataaatataaattataggataactcaaaacatattaacaagtgaaaataaaatattaatcaactgtcaaaatttagttattttgtagaatttatatatatgcatgagacttcggaatattattgttatattaatttatgtaagtAGGAATCagacactttagtttattttttattatttcattctaagaataatatatcttaagttatacatagttttactaaaatatatttagatatctaagacaacaaccaatttaaatgcaaataagaaaattaatcaaaatttaaatatattttgaataaaaatagtgTAGTtgaatttatagaaatatatgtaatccaatatatccaaataataactAAATCGACCGTAAAAACAATTAAACTGATAGAagataacatatctaaaatcatatgtctaaactaaattaatgtagtattattgatataaattttacatacaaattacaaactactttaaaactaaaactaaatatcaATCAATTATTGTAGTATATTCactatacaaatatttatacccgtgcatgagcacgggaaaatcacctagtattaTTGTAAATTTGTTGAAAAACTTGTTTTCTTCATTAGTTTACTCacgtatatataatataatgttCACCGACCTTATGATATTACCCAATCACTAATTACATCATTATCTTAACACTCATGTATATCTAAAATACATTCATCATTATCCTCCaataattatcattattttatgTTCTATTGTTCACGTTTTATATCTTTGATCTTGCTTAATTTGCAAAGTCTTGATTTCAACAGTCTTTCTTTATTTGCAAAGTCTTGATTTCAACAGTCAAACGtaaatttttaccaaaaaagaacagtcaaacgtaaaaaaaaatactttccTATTTTCAGTTTTTGAAATCTGGAGTATCAATTGAAAATTATGTCAATACAATATGTCTGTCAAAGGGGTTTTTTTCAACtattaatattgttaatatgaCTTTTTACGTTCTTCAAATATATATGCTTTCCTTTTACAGAGAGTTGGCAAGCTTAAACTACTTCCATACGTACGTACCGAAAATTGACTTATATCGATTATACGATTTCCAAACAAAGAACTGAATGTATCCCTTAGAACTactcccaaaaaaaaaagcacatTATAAATACCCTCATCATATTATGAATCGAATTCACATCTAGCTATTGATACTCCAGAATTTTAACGAAACAAAGTAAATCATAAAATGGCATCATTACTTAGATGCTTTTCTCTTTTAGCTCTTTTTGCACTCTCATTTAAACTTTGTTATTGCCAGAATGAAACTATAAATGCTGCTGGCTGGGCCGACGCTGGTGTTACATGGTACGGTGAACCTGAGGGAGCCGGTAGCACCGGTACgtattattaaaatttgaaactaatatatataattcttttcttcgaaaataagaattttttgatgatgtaaatatatgtttataggAGGAGCTTGCGGATATGGTGCGGCAGTGGCCAGTCCACCGCTTTACGCTATGGTTTCAGCCGGAGGCCCTTCACTATTTAACAATGGAAAAGGATGTGGAACGTGCTATCAGGTTCgtatattagtatataatagCATTTTAGAAAAACGACCCAAAATGCTACATAATGTTTCTTTAACATAAAAAGATCCACGTATTTAcatacataaacatatatatgcaATAAAcgacatattttatttatacaaaatcaaatgtGGTATTGATTAATTATAGGGTTGCGGTGGCCGGGCTAGATTTGGTttacaactatatatatacattaatacaTGCATGCAATTCTCAATTACGTCGGGttacaaaatacaaatatattatatttttctcaaccatattgtaaaaatataaatgactGTTTATTTTAGATTGTGTGCACCGGGAATCCAGCATGTTCAGGGAGACCAATAACGGTGACGATAACGGACGAGTGCCCCGGGGGTCCTTGCGCCTCTGAGCCAGTTCATTTTGACCTTAGTGGCAAAGCCATAGGTGCCTTAGCCAAACCTGGTCAAGCCGGTAATCTTCGAGCCGCCGGTGGTATACGTGCTAGTTACAGACGGTACGTATGAATCAGATTGTGGCCCTATAGTTTTGGTGATGTttcttttacaattatttactttttgttaCGTGAGTaatttttgacatttttatcTATGTTAATTATGTTGTACATGCAGTGCTACGTGTTCATATAAAGGGACTAAAATAGCTTTCCGTGTTGATGCCGGTTCTACCCCGTACTACATGGCATTCGTTGTGGAATTCGAAAACGGTGAAGGAGATTTGGCCTCCGTTGAGATTCAACCGGCCGGCGGAGGATTTATGGccatgcaagaaatgaggtctGCTGAGTGGAAGCTGAACTCCAGCGGTGGAATTAAAGGTCCGTTCAACGTTAGACTTACATCTGGCAAGTCTCGTAAAGTAGTGGTAGCTCAGGGAGTTATTCCGGCGAATTGGAAGCCTGATCAGACCTACCGGTCAATTGTTAACTTTTAGGGTTtactttttttggtcaaattgtGTAGTTCGAAAGCTTATATGAAATATAACTGATCAATAAGAAATGCATATTGAGATAAGAGTATGAGCCTAtatacagtaaaacctctataaattaatagtctataaattaataatctctataaattaataaattttgccgGTCCTAAGTTGGACTGGTGTTAAATATAACACAAAcgacaataaaataataaaataataatatttttaaaacttttatataaatatatagtcctcttaaaatcataaattaataatctatctatatataatttttatataagtacaaactaaatattatattgttgattttatattcacaatgaaaattttttatttttcttaacatttcaatatattttaataatatttggtaACATTATACTGAAAATCGCTTAAcaattctatgaaacataaaaatatacacaaaataagatagtaaaacaatatgaaagttaaatttctaaaatttaaataatgtacatacggtaaaataaaatattttttcttttttataaataaaaatatttataaatagaaaaagtctaaataaggaaacttttgtaaattaatatctatataaattaataaaaatttaaaatcccaacattattaatttatagaggttttactgtaaTTAGAACTTGCAGTCCAATAGTTCTGCCATTAAACACCCAAATGGCCGAACCCATAATATTAGATTAATCTCTTGAAGAACCAAAACATAGTGCTCTCTTAGAGTCCGGAAGAAGGTCATACATCATGTATGTTACATGCTCAAAACACACTCTTATATTTAGAAAAGAGTGAAGTCAAACAAATTACTGTGGAACTCTTAATTGCAAGTTTCTTTACAGCTTTAAGTTGCTACTCGATCACCTCAAGACCATTACTCTCCTAATCTGCATCTCTCGTGAAGGTGATGAGGCTACCATTTTCAGTAAATTAAAAACTGTGATCTGATATGAGTTACCAGAGTTGTTCTCTGTTATTAAGTTTGTTCTTTAGCCAACAAAGAAAAGATAAATCGAACAAGTGTAGCCGGATACGCATAGGAGGCTACGACCCAACTAAAACGCAGTAGACATACATCAGTAATTCGACgaaaatactcaaaataaaaaaaggtcGAGCAATGTGATAAACAGCAACATaaaaaagagatgaaaattgtcaaaaataggGTTTAAGCAGAAATTTAGTGACAATAAAGTTTTATAATTGAGTCAGCGCCTGCAGTGAATAGCCATGGTTGCCTCGGATGAAACTTGCAGTCCAAGACTCCTGCCATCAAACGGACACACATAAGCataaaataatctttataaagaatgaaaaaaagaatCAGGAACACGTAAAAAACTGACCTCTATTTGAAGAAGTAGAATGGCCTCTCAGAATCTCCAATGGCACAATCAGAGGATTCTCGTTCAGATCACTATACACCTTTCCATGGAACACATAAGCCGTTGAATCCTCCGAGCACGAAGCGAAGAGCGGATACGAGCGGTGAAACGCCACGTTCGTAATGTCTTTAGGATGGTTCTTGAGAGTCTTGTAAGGTTTCGAAGACAGGTCCATGTCAAACCAACACATCTTCCCTTCTTTGCTTCCTACTATCAGATTATCACCACCAGGATGAATCGCCATCGACGAGATCTCTCTCAACCCAGTCTCGAGCTTTTTGATGGCCAGCTCTTTCTTCTGAAGATTGAAAACACGCACGTTCTTTTTCGTCGCGATGATGAACATTCCACGGTGGGTTGGATGGAAGAGTGTACGGACAGGAAGTCCGCGCATCTTTATCGGGAGCCTTTGTGTTTTATGCATTGAGAGCTGGTGTATGACTACACCTCGCGTTTCGCCTGCTGACATGACTGCTGAGAGATAGTCTCCTCTTGGATGCCAGTCAACATATGATACGTtctgataaaattataaaacca is a genomic window containing:
- the LOC108810935 gene encoding expansin-B4 — translated: MASLLRCFSLLALFALSFKLCYCQNETINAAGWADAGVTWYGEPEGAGSTGGACGYGAAVASPPLYAMVSAGGPSLFNNGKGCGTCYQIVCTGNPACSGRPITVTITDECPGGPCASEPVHFDLSGKAIGALAKPGQAGNLRAAGGIRASYRRATCSYKGTKIAFRVDAGSTPYYMAFVVEFENGEGDLASVEIQPAGGGFMAMQEMRSAEWKLNSSGGIKGPFNVRLTSGKSRKVVVAQGVIPANWKPDQTYRSIVNF